GCCGCGAACAGCGCTCACGCTACATCAGTGTGCCCCAGCCCACCCGCTTTGAGTTGCGATGCGTCGTTTAGCTCTGGCAGAGAGACCATGGCATCGAACTTGAGAGAcaacgagcagctgctgctacggctcGAACTGGCACACCGACATCGTGAAGATCCCTCCACGTCGTACAAGATCCACTCAACGCCCATTCCGTGGCTGGACGAATGGCAGGAGatgaagaaacgaaacgaggaGAGCCCTTCATCTTCGTGCCAGTGACCATTGCGAGGCACGGCGCAATGCTCGACCGCATGCTGACACGATGGCGAGAAGAGAGCAAACCACGAACAGAACGGGAAGAACAATCTTCTTGTACTCGTTGTTTGGGGGAGCAAAGCGCATCCCGTGCTCTGTGCGATGGTTGGGGCGATTTGCCAAGAAGCGACTGAACCGGTCGCTTTTGCCAGCCGTTGGTCCATCAATGGGTGGACCCGGATAGATGCGCTCATCGCATCCAGTCACCCAGGCGAGACACACATAAAGGCTGTGTGCTGTGTCAGCCGACGGTCGCATAGGTAaccgatgacggtgacgacgacgatgatgatgatgatgatgacgaatcCGATGATCACAGGAGTGAGTCGAGTGAAcgaaaagggaacgaaaaaaaaagggaccaagAACCACGAAAAGCAACTGCCTGTTTTCGGGAAACGGTTCTTCCTTCGGTGCCGTCCTTCGGCTCAAAGAATCCTtattcgttgctgctgctctatgcgttcgttctctctctccctcttggaGAGTATCTTTAACTTTCCAACACTTGCTCTCGCATATACGGTTACCGGCTCAGCTGATACTGTTcggtgctcgctcgctagggTCATCCGTTTTGGAATGGTCTTGCCTCGAAACGTACGCGATTCAGTAGTTCAAGGGTATCACAAAAGGATATCGCAGAGTGGATATATGCTTGCTGGACATGGTTTAGGCGAGCCCTGAAGCATCGCTAATGCCTCGCTCTTCCTCGCTCTACTATCTTCTTGATAGGCAATGTGCTGGGCATATTCTGGCGCACGataaagacagagagagggagagcataTAGCTGGCCCCGCGTGTACATTTCAAGCAACGTACAAAAGCTGTCTGATATTCCCGGGATCGGACATTTGGTGATGGCCCGTGTGTAGGGTGGAATCTTTCTCCAAGCTTAGCGCAGACACAAAAACTCGCAGTGAACACTCCGGGGATTTGCTGCCACACGTAGTATTTCTAGCTGTGTCATCGTTACTGGTGGCGCCCAAGGGTGTGCACACTTGCTGGAGAGCATGAAAACAGTAGCCAAAATACTAGCTGTTGGCCGCGTTGCATTGAAGGTGTCGTTTGCGATTTGCTTGGATTGTTTAAAATCCAACTATTCGAATGAAAAACGAACTTCAAATATTATATCGTGATCACAAATAGTAAAAATCAATATACAAAACTTCTGGTTAACTTGATTATAAAGCGGCTTACGACAAAGATTTACGTCTCTTGAAGTCGTCTAATACGGACCTCCTTAAATCTAATTTTGTCGACTTCCAACGTCCGTAACCTCACAGCCTGCTACACCAGATCCAAGGAGAGAGAACAAGCAGCGCGTCGCGTATATGGTAGACCTCGCCCCATGgcttatccatttcaaaatagCTCTCAGTTGTCCTGCGGAATAACTCTCAATGCTCTACGATCCGTTAAGTACGTCACCGCGGAAACGGACATCATGCCAAAGCACGTACGTATCGGAATGTTTGGAAACCAGTTTTTGAAATGCAGAAAAAACACTTAAGAAGATAcaaaaattgaaccaaatcgCGTGATCACCTTTCGTCTTTTTGCAATAGTTCTTTGAATTCAACTTTCAATAGTAAACTAATCTGTAAAGAAAACATGCGAGAAACTTTTCTGTAACCCATTCCCACCAGATAACATGCGTATAGCTAATGAATCGACGCAAAATTAACTATGTACATCGGGCTCCATCGTcgacaaaaccaaaacgaaaaacaaattagAATGAATTGGTTCTAACTGTCTGGTCAGCGTTTTCGAAAAACCAACGCCGCTAAATGTAAGCTACCTCAGATGTTGCGCAAGCTATGAAATGTAACCGGAGCGGCGCATGGAACGTCCGAGTTGTATCGTTACCGGGTCGGTTCGAAAACTCAGCACATTTGTGATCAACTGGCAAGCTAAAGTTCAGGCTAATGCAAGTCAGACACGGCAGATTGATAGAACAGGCCATAGCGACACTAACCATGTGTTGCTTTAACCAGTCGTGTTGCAAAAGTCAACTGGTATATAATTAATAAGGCAACCAAAAGAGGCACATAAACAAGTAGAAGAATTTGGGACGAAGGAATGCGAAGAACGGCGTCAACGAAGTTAAGTATAAATAAGGAAAACCATAAACATAAAGCAATAGacgctagctagcgttccaaCGATGGAGTTGTTTCGTATCGAAGTCGAGACTAGTGGAACTTCGCATACTTGAGTAAAGAGCTGTAGCGTAGCTAGTTACAAGTTGTGGAGTAGCTAGTTGAAGTAGCTAGTTACGAAGCAGGTTACTCCACAGCTCTTTGCAATGGTCAAAAGCAACTTCCTTGGTAAGTCTCTAGAGGTCACACTCCTCCTAGCTAAGATCAACAAATATAGGAAGTACTAGGTCAGTAAGATTTATTACAAAACACTATTCCACGGTTAAAAACTGGCAGCTATCGTAAATAGTAGCTATATGAAACCAGTAGGTTACGTCTGGTATCCGTTCATCGAAGATTGGTTTCCAGAGAGACTTGAAACTGATCACAAGATACCCTAGGGAGTGCAATGTGACAAAAAAACGTAAGGCTTTTGCAATGAAGTGGGGAGTCTACAGAAAAATGTTGCAGATGACAAAGTTTAACCTTGAATCTCTTAATTCGTTCCCAAAGCATGCAGTGTTAAGACTTGCTTCGCCTTCGGCTCAAAACCAAGGCCACGTACCTAGTAGATGAACGATTCGTTCGTCATACTGGATGCTAAGAAAGACTGGCCTACTTTATGAATCGTGACAGCACTTTGTTGCACACTCATTTTGGTAAATTTATGATTCATTTTCTTAGTATTTATGTTATCCTTTCTGGTATTAttcgggaaaaaaaggatccaaAACGGGGACTATGCATAAGAAACTAGCAATAGTAATCTGTTCATCAAGGTATAATTTGAACAAAAACCTATCTGAGTTTTGcgaaaatttaaacaaacaaacaaaaatcttcTGCTTATAGATTTTTTTAATACTACTAAAGTACttcattaattaaaataaattaatatatAAATTATCCGTATAGTATACCAAAGAATCGAAAGTTTGTGAATGTTTTAAAATCCGCTTTAAACACTAAGATCAATTTTTGCAGTCATATGATTCTCCGACCACCTATTAAGGCTTTCTTGGTAACTAGCCTTGCCAACACACTAAGTGGTCTTTACCCGCAATAAAGGTGCGCCTGGAGGCCTCCTCAAAGTAGACAACGAAACAGGGTATATCCGCACTCCCCTATGGCCTGCCATCAATCTCCGCCCTGGGTATTCCGAGTACACCTTTGGCTACCCTCCCTGAACCATGGTCTACTTTCCCGTCCGGCCCTATCTTACACAAAGCCTACCTAGACCAAAGGCAGGTATCTACTTCTGCAACGGTACAGGAAAATACCTTTCCTCTGCACACGAAACAACCACCATTCTTTGCTCTTCCTCTTTGCTACTCTTCGCACTTGATCACGGAGCGGAGCAACTTTGCACTTGGAGAGAGGGCGCTTCTGGATGGATATCACTGGATATTTCGGTGAAGGATCCGAATTTTCTGGATATTAGGATTCACGTTAAAATGGGCGAGTACTTACTATCAAGGAGGTGCACTGCTGTATCCGATTAGTGATGGCTGATGGGTTGCTGATTTTCCCGCCGCGTATCGGAAAGATCGGCAGGAGGTCACCGACCTCGGTAGCATCCGCTAGACAGAGTCTGCAAACTCGCTCAAGTTTCTTCTGTTCTAACAACTGTGCCACGATAGCTGCCATCCTAGTGCGGTCCTTTCGGTGTGTCCTTCAGCGCGTTCAGGATTCGCGGGATATCGCGGAAATTCCGCGAGCACGAGAGAAATTCGAAACTCCTCAACACGCGTCCGCAACGCTCGACCGcccggatgtgtgtgtgtacgcgctcTTTGTCGTGTTTACGTTTCGTTTGACAGTTCGACCAAAGGTGTTAaggccctgctacacggagcgtaaatttacgcgtaaatttacaaattaattaatttgacATTGACGGCATGTAAGGGTTCAaaataaacgttttggcattaatttgtaggTATagcccaaggtactttaaaaagacaggtagctttatccagaacaaatccccgattttattttagaaaaaacttcagagtttgacattcacgggatggtgggatgtttacttcgggaacgctcttttcggagctgttttcgcttttccgtggtattacgacagttaaaattcacgaaaagtggcaggaaagttgaagtttatgcaaatattcccaaaattctttcaatagtttcaatatggtatcggtccgtaggtcttgccacccgccctagaacaagagcttgctagcgttcctggaccgtgctcactcgctgtaaaacacaactcggtcgctcgaatgatcttaaatagagagatgaatcatttaaacattcgaaaaagagtgaaatcaggtactttccctgataaaaccaccaaacttgcccacatcttcttcttcttcttcttgaaactcacgtggttttgttgataaaacgCGCCCTGCTaagaatgtcaaacaaattgaaaatggtgacctgtcaaagcggttaagatgctacctgtctttttaaagtaccttggtataGCCTCACCGGAATAAGCAcctaaatttacgcgtaaatttatgCTTCGTGCAGCACGAGCCTTTAAGATAGGCAGGTGGCTTCTAGTAGAACAAAACCCCGattgcattttaaaaaaaacttcagagtttgacagtgGTGAGactgtgggatgtttacttcgggaacgctattttcggagctgttttcgcgaTTCTGTGGTATTATGGTTAAAATTCATGAAAAGTGGCATTGTCACAAAGAAATgaaagttaaaattcacgaaatggCTACAAAAGTGGCTCATACACTACTGTCAAAACCCGTAAAAATGGTGACCCGTCAAAGCGTCTTTGACTCCACCTGTCTGTCTAAAACACCTTGgacaaaacgtaaacaaatcGCGGTCTTTTTTTACCTTCTAAAAATTTCCGCCTACTAAATACCGTGCTGCCCGAGAGAGTTGTGTGAAATCGGAAGCGCACGCGCGTGCCATATTAATGTTGATGCCattgaccgacgacgacgaccggtggcCAAAAACATGGATGGCCCACACGGCCCGACCCAGTTTACCTTCGACCGCCGATCCGTCTGCTGATGTCTCCAGCGTACGAGTGGCCACTCCTGGATGCGGAAGATGAGGCTGATGTTTGTCTGCTCTCGACACTGATCGGAGTACACGATAGTGTTATCGCCAAGGAGGTCACCTTTGAGAGTGAGTATTTGCCGCCCCTGGAGGAACCACCTTACGCGGACTTTGCGCTGATCGATCCGCTTCTACCAAGCGGACCCGGAACGCCCACACGACCTCCGTTACGTAATGTGCCACAaaaggacctccgccagcgaCGCTGTAAAGAGTGTGGATACCGATTTCAGTGTAAATCTCATCAGGATCGCCACCAATCGTTGCACCATGGCAACGATTCAAACTGTACCACTGGACGTCCGTTGAAATCACGTTGCCGGTTGTGTCGAGAGCAGTTGCCCACCGTGCTGCACCTGGCAGACCATCTTCGAGGCCAACATCCCCTGGAGGCTGTTTGTGATGTTTGCCTCGCGACATTCCATAATCCCACGGCACTCGCGTGCCACCGTCGCTTTCATTTCTCCATTGATGGTGGTCGGCATGTTTGCGATGTTTGCCAGAAGGTTTGTGTTAGCTCCAGCCATCTACATCTTCACCGGAAAACACATCTCGATGTAAAGCCGTACTCCTGTGGACACTGCCAACGGCACTTTTCATCCTCGGGGAATCGGCGGAAGCACGTGGCGCGGGTTCACACGCAGGAACGGAGATACCGCTGTACGGTGTGCGCCGAGGCGTTCATCTATCCTCGTCAGCTGAAGCTACATTTACAACGGGAACACTCGGACTTCAAGGGGAGCCACTCGTTGGGTAGCAAGGAAAAACGATCCTTCGAGTGCCCGGAGTGTGGCAAGTGCTTCAAGCAGACGACACACCTTCGAAACCATCTCCTAACGCATACCGGCATCCGAGCACATGGATGTGAGTTTTGTGCGAAACGTTTTGCCCTGGCCGGTGACCTGCGGATACATCGACGCATTCACACGCAGGAGAAACCATTCCGCTGTGACCGCTGCCCGGCGGCGTTCATAATGGGAAAACAGTTAAACAAGCACCGGCTGGCCGTGCACAACGTGTGTAAGCTTTAAGGGGAAAttctaaaacacaaaaaggggaATCTCTCAGTTCACCTGTGACAATAATCGAAACGCAGATCTGCCTAAAACTACGATAGCACAAACAGGCATTTAGCGACAAGACTAGAATTAAGATGTGCTTttggcaataaaataaaaccggTTTGTTGGTACTCGTAACTGAGGATCGGTCACTTTGATGTGCTGATGACATTCGGTCGTTAGGAAGAACCGTCCGGTCAGATACGGATCGCCAACCATGGTCACATTGTGGTACGCTACTTTGTACCGACAATAACATGcggcaacatcatcagcacggGACGGATGGCAAGAAGGTTGAGGTGCCACCATCTGTCGAGCAATAGTGCAtccgtacgtgtgtgtatgtagaaAGGGCTGGTTGCACACGTtggttttgctatttttaaacaatatgTTTGCGAGTACGATTTAGCGCAAGTGTACCTGTGTGTAAAGCCGAAGCGACGGAAGAGATAGAGATGCAGCTCATCGGGCCTTTTGACACCCCCTTACGAACCTTTGAGCCGTTGAACTCTACGTGCCTGGGATTAGCGTGCCGAACAGGTGACTTTATGTTCAAAGCCGTTGAGAACTTTGTCTATTTTTGTCACTAGTTAACAGCAGATAGTGATATGAAGCAAGAGATCCACATGCTAGAGCAAAAAGACGCAATCTTTAGCGGATGAATTTATGTTTGTACTAAAATTGTACTAAATCTGCCGAGAATGTAATTTGTACTATACCGTTCCTAAATTTCTTCATTCAATAGCATTTGATGTATGCTAGTATGAATGAAAGTACATTTAGATGTATGAAAGTAGAAAAGTGTTTTCAACATAAATCCATTCTGTTGAGACATTCTTAGTGGTAGAGAAACCCACTGGAAACGAGGATTTCTAGGATGATCAATCACATTCCTTACAAGTCGTACAGGTGGTCAAGGTTGCCCAAAAGCAAATACATGCAACTCAAATTCGAATTCGTATCCGCTAATTCGATAGTCACGTTTCAGATAGCTACGTCCCATGAGGTCAATGCTACGTTTTCAAAATGTACACTGAACTGCTAAAATGAAATCCgtctggattttttttggcgaTTCATGAGGACATGGTTTGTtaacgaaagaaaaataatatcGAAACTGCACTGTAAATGCACATCACCGTTTGTTCcactcaaaaaccacacaaTCAATTACATGTGTTGATTGATCTGCGTGTGATTCCTTCGCCCTTATCGGCCACAAATGAAcaaacgaaagaacgaacaATTAGTGGTATCTGCCGTACAGGGGATACGCTTCTTATCGTTCTTGGATACTTTTATTCCAGTGTAATTTGCAGGTGCGTCTGTCACGCGGTGATGTGATTGTGCAGAAGGCATCGGGTTTGAGGGATGAATCATTTCTACGAATTGAATGTGTTAACCAACACGTGATCACACCTAGACCGTGCTAAGCTGATCACTTAGCACCACGGTGAGCGCTCTTCCCCCCTATTCAAGGTCTTCAAAGTGCTTTTGAGTTTCCAAAATCATTTCTTCGGGGCAACTTGTG
This sequence is a window from Anopheles darlingi chromosome 3, idAnoDarlMG_H_01, whole genome shotgun sequence. Protein-coding genes within it:
- the LOC125953991 gene encoding zinc finger protein 239-like codes for the protein MSPAYEWPLLDAEDEADVCLLSTLIGVHDSVIAKEVTFESEYLPPLEEPPYADFALIDPLLPSGPGTPTRPPLRNVPQKDLRQRRCKECGYRFQCKSHQDRHQSLHHGNDSNCTTGRPLKSRCRLCREQLPTVLHLADHLRGQHPLEAVCDVCLATFHNPTALACHRRFHFSIDGGRHVCDVCQKVCVSSSHLHLHRKTHLDVKPYSCGHCQRHFSSSGNRRKHVARVHTQERRYRCTVCAEAFIYPRQLKLHLQREHSDFKGSHSLGSKEKRSFECPECGKCFKQTTHLRNHLLTHTGIRAHGCEFCAKRFALAGDLRIHRRIHTQEKPFRCDRCPAAFIMGKQLNKHRLAVHNVCKL